acaatgattattacataaaattggAAACGTGAATTAgtcaaatattatattaatggGTGGTATATAATCTTTCCATTGCTTGAGAAACctcttatactccctccgtcccactcaagatggccacattcttgagttacacgggattttaggaggtgttgttaggtggaataaagtagagaggaaaaaggtagttgaatattttaacgaggagagagaagattatatccaaaattggaaagtggtcatcttaattgggaaaaaagaaaaggtggacatcttgaatgggacggcgggagtacataatttttaaactcCAATCGATGCATTGAATTGAATGTTTTAAAGAAAATGGTTGTGGATGGCCAATGGCAATCGCTTCTTTCGTTTGAAGAAGAAATGTAGCATATCTACAtgcagtggcggagccagaaaTTTTACGGTGGGGGGCCCAAACGACCATTGAAATTTGTGTTCAGTGCTAATGAGACACGGAAACAGCTCGAACATATGCAATATAAAAAGCCACACGTGAAAAATAGATGATGAATTTGTTAGAATATACTATAACAccaattttactaataataatatatttacatatttattagaTCAGAGAATTAttattccaaattttttataataaaagaaataactaatattgattttattaatagtatcatgtaatatttaaaatatttatagagtcaAAGAATCAGTTTGTACTCTTAAATTataaagactatttttttcgattacaatataaaaggattcatataaaattacaagcgaaaaataattaataatagtttCTAATGTAAGAAaatctaatatataaataaatatgagaacataaaaaaatattactaaatcaagaagaagaaaaaaaaagtaaatgaacaACAAGCATAGAATATATAGTAATTAGGAAAATGGcttactaatatataaagctaaataattcaaaaagaTTAAGagcaaattattaaatatgagAACTGCTCTGGGAGAGTTTCGAACCTTGGATCTCGCTAACAAATGACCGACACTGAGACCAACTGCGCTAAATTGTTTACATCTTAAACATTGCATACACATGAATATATAGTAATTAGAAAAATGGCTGAGGGGCCCAAGGGCAGCCCTGGCCCACCGTGGCTCCGCCCCTGTCTACATGTGATTTTTGACATTAAGCCAATAATCACTAGTACAACATGTCACTGATACAACTGACAACTCATATCGACACAAGAAAAAAGTCCAAAACTCATCAAACGTAATTTAAACAAATCTATCAAAACCATAGTGCAGAAGAAACTCCGGTCATATGGAGGCTATGAGGTCTTCCACTTGTTGACGAGCCAAGTATCTCTCTCTTCGTTCTTTCTGCAAAATGTCGAGGGTAAACaccaaaatgaaatgatagaAAACAGCTTGAGACAAATATTTGAAGGTTGGACGGTTTACCCATTCATCGATGACAACTCCTTCTCCTATAAACTTTGGCCCCGTGTCTTCTGAAGGCTTCTTGCGAGCCTCGAGCTCAGCCTCAGCTTCAGCCAACTGGCGCTTTAATTTGTCTAGCGCCTTCAAAGATTAAACTCAAATGGATAAGCTGTGAGCATTTCTATAAGACATAATTAGCCCTAAAATCATCGCTTACAGGGCTAGGACGCTCTGCATCTAGAAAAACAACCTTAAGTATCTGCTCTACGGCCACTTCATCCTTTTGCTCATCAAACTGATTCAAGAGAATGGAAGAGATGAGAAAGTGTAGAAACAGATACGAACTCATTTTATCTAGCACGAATTAGTCAGGAGTCAATAAATTATGTGAACTCTATAACTAGCATCTACGATGAGGCTTGGTTTGCTGTGAATTAAATCAATGCTTCAAAACAAATAGCACTAGAAATACAATCAGGATGGGACATGCCAGTTCATGTAAGTAGTCAATTGGGCCTTTCACTTTTAGGCTCATGATTTTGAACTTCGCTGTGCTTTTCTGATCCATCGGCTTCTCATTGTTCTCTGGAGGCTCGACAAACTTGAATACTGAGATGACCAAGAAGGATAAAAGGCAAAATTTCAAACCAAAAGCAAAAATTAGGAACACGGAATTCATATAGGGATTGAGGCAATCTGTTACCAGTTGCTATGATACTCTCGCCAGGAGCAAGAACGGCGCCAGGTGGACGCATGAAACAGCTCTTTGGTGCAGTCGTTTGGAACTAAGCAACATCAATCATATACATTTAGTCACTTACTAATAAAAAGTTGGTTTGTGCAGCTTAACAACTACTGACAAGcgagaataaaaaagaaaaatgcaaCTGGGTATACCTTAAAAGCTACATGAGACTTGcttgtattttttattctgaTAGCACTTCGAACTTGCTTACCTGGTTCGTCtggagaaaatcaaaattaatcgTTAACCAATGCATATATGACAACCTTGAGTTCAACCAATTCAATTAGTTTTTGCTCATGAAAACACGGAAAGATCAACTACCACGAAGTTACAAATTTGAAGCGGCATTCAGTCAAAGGAACTTCCGTCCGTGCTTCACCCGTGCTTATGCAGGTGATTAGGGTCACAGAGGAAGTCATCTCTCAAATGAATCCCGACAACTAATGACATGAAAACACACACAGAATAATGTATTGACCGAAAAGAAAGTAACGAATGAGTTGTATAGTGCACCAACACTATGCAGTTATCACTAAAGATCAATCTCCTCTCAAAGCACAAAGCAATCATATTTTGAGTTGTACATAACTGATTTGCCTCTGCATCTAATCTAAAAATTCTCCAATTAAAGTTTACAGAACAAAACAAATGTTTCAATTATCAATAACATTCACTATCTATACTCAATTCAAGCAGAAATTAATTCCATACCTTACCTCACAGATCAAGTTCAATCAAActaggaaagaaaaagtgacATCATACCAAAACCATTACCATCAATCAAGTATAATGTAACGAGTAAACACAACCATCAATTATCCAAACATAAAAACTCCAAAATCAGAGGAAATTAGCGAGAGCAGGGCGTACATACAAGGAAAATAAAGTTTATTAGAGGGATCGAGCTTCAAACGACGTCGTGCTGGGAGAAGCGATCTGGCAACTGAAGAGACCGAGGAGGTGGGTGGCGCAGCTGCTCCTTCGACCGGGAACTGACCGCTACCGTTACCGTGACCGTAATTGTGCGGATAATGAGCGAAATTTGCGGGCGACGACGTCGTGTGATGCGAATTCCGGAAAGGGAGCTTGAACAGTCCCCAGACTTTTCCATCGGAGGAAGAGGACCTCTCCTCCACAAGCGCCATGGCTAATTCCGCCGCCCCGGGAGCTCCCAACGACGTCGTTTGGTGGATGACTTAGAAATTAAACGGTAGTCATGTCCAGGCGGTAAAGATCTCCTCGTCCACTTTTCCTACTCCATTCCTCATCCACCTttcacaatataataaaataatcaatcatcacttattaaaattatttataattataatattattttattatattgtgaGAGATGAATGAGGAGCGCAAAGATCCTTACCGTATGTCCAGGGTAGactaaaaaatcatttatctttgaaattatgcaatttttttgacagattttaatttaaattatacaatCGTCCACTTTTCCTACTCCATTCCTCATCCACCTttcacaatataataaaataatcaatcatcacttattaaaattatttataattataatattattttattatattgtgaGAGATGAATGAGGAGCGCAAAGATCCTTACCGTATGTCCAGAGTAGactaaaaaatcatttatctttgaaattatgcaatttttttgacagattttaatttaaattatacaataaaaatgtTGTTTTTGACCCCATTTCAATGTTGAATAATGTATCTAATACGATAAAATATGCTTACTGGAGAATGAGTCCGCGTGAGAAACTGccatcaattttaaagtttgtgatttttaaatgaatttaaaaaaaaagttgttaaaaataatagtagtactactaaaagtCCAGGGTTTATACTCTCTTTGTCTCTTACtaaatcaaacatattttttcggcatgtgatttaattaattaagtggataaaaataaaataatgcaatCTCAGCTTAAAACGCGAGAGAATCAAAGTTGACAATTATAGAAGGACGGATGGAGTGGTTTGATAACACCGTAAACTTTAACCCTTCAAATtataactttttcaaatttcaaacaatCATATCGACTTATTCGAGATTCTGAATATTTCATCCGTCCGTAAAATGTTGtccatatttctattttagttcatCTGTAAAAAGTTgtccattttactttttttttctatttttggtaaatggtcTCTAGTTTCCCCTAACtatttacactcacattctatcatatataaatataggaccctcattccactaactttttcaacacacttttcttcacatttcttaaactcgtGTCGAGTTAAAATTAgacaatatttcatggacaGAAGGAGTAGCATCTAAAAAACATCCTAATtgtcattcttcttcttcttcttcttcttaagTACTTCATCCATtcctaaaaattattttatccaTCCTAAAAATTTCTCACTTTTcagttttactatttttagtcaTCGACTCCagattccactaactcatttccaTTCACGtctcattataaaactaatgtataaaaatagaacCCACAAtgcactaactttttcaatacactttctattacattctTAAAAAACCTGTGTCGGTTcaaatgatgataaataattggGAATGAATGGAGTTATATAATATTTCTTCCATTTCTTGTTCattgagacatttcttttttacacgaagattaagaataTTATGTTAAGTATatgatgaataaagtagaagaaataaaaagataataaaaaataaaaagaatgattacttcttattaaaatttaaataactcAATTAGAGCATATTCGGTGGCGCCCtttccactaggacttcctACAACAACTTCCTGCCACGttatcactaggacttcccattcCACTGCTACATCACTAGGACTCCCACTGGGACTTCtcgcaataaaattaaattcacaattattcaatttacagaattaaaatttatagtttttttttaaaaaaaataaaaataaaaaaaataaattttacgtCGGACGCGACGTCCACCCTCTtcactacggcggacgtccgtCCGCCCGTCGGTCGGATATCCGAGCCCATCCGACGGGCACACGGGACGAGCGTGTCCTACCATTTTCTTCACTACAGCGGACGTCCGATCGGACATCCGCGACATCCTACCacgacgtccgccattggagatgctattatgttggaatatttaaatagaaagaCTCAATTCACGTGGAAAAGGAGGagtaattcaaaatataatcaaaatagcAATCCGACTTAGCAATACCTTAGAAGGCACGAAACAAGCCAATCGGACCGAACCGGACTTACATCAAACCCGGTTCGCCGCTTAGGTTTTACTGAAACTTGAACGAATGCATCAACTTTCATCTTCAAACAATCTGCAAAGAATTTCTGATTCAATCTTCGCtgttaaacaaaataatcgTTTCAGTTCTTTGTATGTTGTTGCTGGAATTCTCAGATGTGAGATCAGCAGCTAATTGTTAGAATTTGAGGAGAAATTTTTGAATCGCAAAAACTGTGTGATCCATATGGTTGAACGTTTACCGGTCGCTAGAAAATGCTCTTCGGAGGCGCACTGCATCACCGGCGCACTTTAGTTCCCATCCTTTTATCTCGCAGCCAGTTTTCGCCATGTCGAGGTCTGTACAACGCGCTCTCTGCATCTATTTTCCTCACAGATTTTTATTAAGTTGATTTCAAATACTGTAATAGCTCAACCTGTTTTACGGATTTGTTGTGTGTTGAGATGTTTTTGTCGAGTCTTCAGTAGAATTGATCGAACAGGATTCAATTGCGTGTTTGATTGTAGTgtttttgtttacttttttagTCCTCCTTTGCTTTGGGGGAGGAATTATGTTGTCAGGTATAATGAAGCGATCTGATTGTTTTGCTGTGAGCTTCTATTGTGGAAATCAAGTCTGTGTTATCTCCCGAAAGTTTGGAGTTTTCCTAgaacaagattttttttcttattgttGATTAAATGTTTGCTTAGACATAATAGTTGGACTGCAGATTGTTGACAGTTGGAAACATTAGGAGTGCATTGCGATCTTTGCGGACAAAACGAGCTAGTAACTCTTCGGAAGAGGTCCAATATGGATCAATTGTTCGAGTAGGGATTTGTAGTCCTCAGTATAGATTGTTCTCGACGTATTTGTTGCCTAAACCAGAGCATGCCCCAAATGCAGCATATAAAAGAGGAAAAGCTTTCTGCAATAGTTGTATCAGGAATTACAGATCCGGTGCTTTTAGTGCTCAGGTTGCTTGGAAGAGGTTGGCTCAGGCATCAGCACTTGATGGGAGGAAAACTCATCGCACCATTAGCCGGATTGCTCAGGCAGTCAGCTTGGGTTTGAGCCGTTCTTGCATTCTTGTTCCTGGTATATTTACTATGATATGTGGATCTCAGATGGCATATGCTTATGCTGTTCCAGAAACAGACGTTTTTCCACCGAGGAACAGTATAAACATGCATGCTGAGGACAGCCATCTTTTCCTGACCAGActgataatttcttttttcgagAGCCTTATTTTGTTGCTGAGGGCTATACATCTTAGTTTTCTGTTTGCACCAAGCATTGTCATGGCTCCATTTGCAGATAGTTTTGGACCCGAGTTTAGGAAATTATGGCTTCAGGTTGTTCATCGAACTCTTGAAAGAGCAGGGCCAGCATTCATAAAATGGGGGCAGTGGGCAGCCACACGGCCTGATCTATTCCCTAGAGATTTGTGTAATGAACTGTCGAAACTTCACACCAAAGCTCCTGAACATAGCTTTGCATACACTAAGAAGGCTGTTGAGAATGCTTTTGGTCGTAAAATATCTGAAATTTTTGATGACTTTGAAGAAGAACCTGTGGCCTCTGGAAGTATTGCACAAGTGCATCGAGCTTCGTTGCGGTCTCGATACCGTGGTCGCCAGGTCAAACCAATGCTAGTTGCAGTTAAGGTGAGACATCCGGGTGTTGGGGAGTCGATAAAGACGGATTTTGAGATAATAAATGCAGTAGCAAGAATGTCAAGGTTCATTCCTGCTCTAAATTGGCTAAGGCTCGATGAAAGTGTCCAGCAGTTTGCAGTTTTCATGATGTCTCAAGTTGATCTAGCGCGAGAAGCCGCTCAATTAAACCGCTTCGTATACAATTTTCGCCAATGGAAGGATGTATCTTTCCCAAAGCCTGTGTATCCTTTAGTCCATCCGGCTGTGTTAGTGGAAACCTTTGAGCATGGAGAAAGTGTTTCTCACTATGTGAATGAGCTTGAGGGGAAGAATGATAGAACAAGTAGTGCTCTTGCCCACATTGGAACCCATGCACTTCTGAAGATGCTCCTGGTATTTTATTTCCTCATTTCTTTGATCTGGttatctattttctttttttttataattaggtCATATGGATTACATTGtatctctcttctttctttttttctgcaTGTAGATATTGGTAAAAGGATACGATTCATATGGCTTGTAGACATTACTTTAACTTTTAGGAGCTGTTTCTTAGTTTTCTGTTTCTAGTATTGAACTTCTATGTGACATATTGATGATTTGATCTGTGTAAATGTTGTTTGAAGTTGTAGTTGATTTCCATCAGCTATTAATACAAGAGTATGCCATTGTTGTGCACAATTGGTCTTATAAGAGTTCAGTATTAGATCACTTATTTGCGTTTCCTTTTAGGAAAgtagtaaaagaaagaaatccaTCCTACAGAACTTGAGAGTTTATAACTTACAATTTGTAACTACACGAAGGTGATGGAATTTTCCATCTTGCAGTGGTTAGTAATCATAATTTCACTCTGATATTCTGAAGCTTCCTTCCTTCTCTCATGTTTTATTGGGCTATTTAACTGTTTTTCTCAGAGAAGGTGACATTATTCTTTTAGCTTTTTTGCTAATTGCAATGCATACTTCATTTCTCtgagaatttatttttccttacCAGGTGGACAACTTTGTTCATGCCGATATGCATCCTGGAAACATCCTTGTTCGTGTAGCTCAGAAAAATCCAACTCGcaaaaagatcttcaaaactAAGCCGCATGTTATATTCCTCGATGTAGGGATGACTGCTgaactttccaaaaatgatCGTGTAAATTTATTGGAGTTCTTTAAGGCTGTTGCTCGTAGAGATGGGCAAACTGCAGCAGAGTGCGCACTGAGATTGTCGAAGAAACAGAACTGTCCAAAACCTGAGGCCTTCATTAAGGTGTATAACTGTTGTCATgcattaattgattaattcaagtggATTTGCATCCAAGAATTCTGACCGCATGCGAGTTCATTAATATTTCTTCGAGTTATGttcataatttatatgatGCCTGCATTACTGACTCGTGTTTCTGGAAAATACTTAGCACCTGCCCACAAAACGCTTATTTGTGGTGTAACTCTGCTACCATTCTCATATACGTTTTGTCCTTTTTATGCAATCATTGTTTCTAGAAGAGTTAATTGGAGAACTTGGGAGGTTGAGGTACATTATTGCATTCCGTGACATTCATCTCACTCTTGACTATTTGCTAACAGGAAGTAagagaatcatttgatttctGGGGTACGCCAGAAGGAGATTTGATCCATCCAACTGATTGCATGCAGCAATTGCTTGAGAAAGTTCAGCGTCACAAAGTAAACGTTGATGGGAACGTTTGCACTGTGATGGTGACAGTTCTGGTTCTTGAGGTAATTATATCTGATTTTTCAGTTATTCAAGAACACGTAGCCTACCATAACTATGTAAAAATCCTCCTACTCCATTGTGTTTGTCAACATGCTAGAACATAATGATCGTATAAAACTGCTCTTGCCATAAGAATACATTCAATTTGTATTGTCTCATATTACTACTGTAGGTAGAGGTTGGGAATTAGTTAACCATATTTTCTATTGCCATTTGCTGTGAAAATTGGATAAAGTATGAAATATGTTTGGCCTGTAGGGGTGGCAACGGAAGCTCGACCCAGATTATGACGTGATGCATACACTGCAGAAGCTGCTTCTGAAATCCGACTGGGCAGCATCACTTTCCTATACAATCGGAGGGCTGATGGCCCCATGATGTTGGTCTACAAACAATTTTTTGATAACGTAGGAACACTATTACGACGAAATTGTATATCACTTGACAGAATCATACGCATTAGTTGGCTCATAATCCTTGATATCTCACAATTTTGCAGGGATTTGATgctatatttgtttattttgctGTGGAAAACAGCAATATGACGACGTTGAGTTGATAATAATAAACACCTGCGATTATGCTTTAAGCCTTCTTTGTTCAGTTCAACTGATCGTCGACTGGATTTTGTTCGATCAAATTTTAGATTCGATTGTTGCTTGtaaattactctctccgtctcctAATACtggttttcttttgttattttaatccaGTCTCTCAAAGTTATTTCACTTACCATTTTCGAAATCCTTTTCACCATTTATTACACTCCTGATAAGGTGTTAAACTTAAATGCAGATGCTTAATTTTGGCATTTCTTGATTGTTTGTGATTAACGGTCATGATTGATCTTAGAGCACCAACAATGGTGGCCGATCGCTACAGCCGAGAGATCGGCCTTCATGGGCTCCCATTGTGGAGAGGGAGCCCATCTCCACCCCAATTTGCCTTCGCCCCAGTGCCGAACAATAGCCTCAGCTGATACCTCATCGGCTCCGCATCGGCCCTGCGATGGGCCTCCATTGCGGAGGCTCGGGCCGATGTCGGAACcgattttcacatttttttaagcATCACTACATACAACATAGACAAAGGAATCTGCCAccattgaaaatataatattaaataagttaaacattgaaataaaaatgaaaaaagggcAAAAATACCTCACCTTGAATCAAATCGGACAAATCCAAATTGCTCTCACTCAAATTACATGAACTATGTTACTTAGCAACGTCTCCATTTATAATTAGGGGACTCTCGACAAATCCAACCACATCagctaaaaatttaaaactaaatattaacAGAATAgaagtaaattacaaataattaaattaatacttaaATAATAGAAACAAATTACGTCACCAAAGAATATGATTTTTCAGATATAACAAAAATGGGCtggaaataaaatgaaaatttggcccaatctatacatatattaatacagGCCTGGCAAATTTCTTTGTTACATAAAAATGGCCCAAAACTAATAAATGTAAGCCTAATGAATAGGCAATTAAGAGCATCtctaatggcggacgtcctCCCGCGACGTctccaaataaaatgaaaatttggcccaatctatacatatattaatacagGCCTGGCAAATTTCTTTGTTACATAAAAATGGCCCAAAACTAATAAATGTAAGCCTAATGAATAAGCaattaagagcatctccaatggcggacgtctTACCGCGACGTCGCCGATGTTCaaccggacgtccgccgtagtgaggaaaaaagtaggacACGCCCGTCCCATCTGCCCGTCGGATCGTGCGGGTGGTAGTGGCGGGGGCGCTAGTGATATtgatagtgatagtgatagtgAATTGGATCTCGCTGTGGAAGGGGCGAT
The genomic region above belongs to Salvia hispanica cultivar TCC Black 2014 chromosome 3, UniMelb_Shisp_WGS_1.0, whole genome shotgun sequence and contains:
- the LOC125211819 gene encoding vesicle-associated protein 4-2-like isoform X1 — translated: MALVEERSSSSDGKVWGLFKLPFRNSHHTTSSPANFAHYPHNYGHGNGSGQFPVEGAAAPPTSSVSSVARSLLPARRRLKLDPSNKLYFPYEPGKQVRSAIRIKNTSKSHVAFKFQTTAPKSCFMRPPGAVLAPGESIIATVFKFVEPPENNEKPMDQKSTAKFKIMSLKVKGPIDYLHELFDEQKDEVAVEQILKVVFLDAERPSPALDKLKRQLAEAEAELEARKKPSEDTGPKFIGEGVVIDEWKERRERYLARQQVEDLIASI
- the LOC125211819 gene encoding vesicle-associated protein 4-2-like isoform X2, encoding MALVEERSSSSDGKVWGLFKLPFRNSHHTTSSPANFAHYPHNYGHGNGSGQFPVEGAAAPPTSSVSSVARSLLPARRRLKLDPSNKLYFPYEPGKQVRSAIRIKNTSKSHVAFKFQTTAPKSCFMRPPGAVLAPGESIIATVFKFVEPPENNEKPMDQKSTAKFKIMSLKVKGPIDYLHELFDEQKDEVAVEQILKALDKLKRQLAEAEAELEARKKPSEDTGPKFIGEGVVIDEWKERRERYLARQQVEDLIASI
- the LOC125216842 gene encoding probable serine/threonine-protein kinase abkC, producing the protein MSRLLTVGNIRSALRSLRTKRASNSSEEVQYGSIVRVGICSPQYRLFSTYLLPKPEHAPNAAYKRGKAFCNSCIRNYRSGAFSAQVAWKRLAQASALDGRKTHRTISRIAQAVSLGLSRSCILVPGIFTMICGSQMAYAYAVPETDVFPPRNSINMHAEDSHLFLTRLIISFFESLILLLRAIHLSFLFAPSIVMAPFADSFGPEFRKLWLQVVHRTLERAGPAFIKWGQWAATRPDLFPRDLCNELSKLHTKAPEHSFAYTKKAVENAFGRKISEIFDDFEEEPVASGSIAQVHRASLRSRYRGRQVKPMLVAVKVRHPGVGESIKTDFEIINAVARMSRFIPALNWLRLDESVQQFAVFMMSQVDLAREAAQLNRFVYNFRQWKDVSFPKPVYPLVHPAVLVETFEHGESVSHYVNELEGKNDRTSSALAHIGTHALLKMLLVDNFVHADMHPGNILVRVAQKNPTRKKIFKTKPHVIFLDVGMTAELSKNDRVNLLEFFKAVARRDGQTAAECALRLSKKQNCPKPEAFIKEVRESFDFWGTPEGDLIHPTDCMQQLLEKVQRHKVNVDGNVCTVMVTVLVLEGWQRKLDPDYDVMHTLQKLLLKSDWAASLSYTIGGLMAP